In Polyangiaceae bacterium, the genomic window ACCACCTTGACGCTCGATCCTGACGTCGCGATCATGCTCGAAGAGGAGGCGCACCGCACCCGCAAGCCGTTCAAGCACGTGGTCAACGAGGCGATTCGCCGTGGCCTTGCGCCGGCCGCGCGCGCGCCCCGCAGCAAGCGCTATCGCGTACGTCCGCACGTGACGAAGCTGCGCGCTGGGATCGATCACGCGGCCTTCAACGCCCTGGCAGACGAGCTCGAGGACGAAGGGGCAGTGGCCAGCATGTCGGCCCGCCCGCGCGCGGGGCGAGGGCCGAAGTGATCATCGTCGACATCAACCTCCTGCTCTACGCCGAGCTCGACGCCACTCCGGCCCACGCCGCGGCGCGGCGCTGGTGGGAGGACGTGATGAACGGGGATCGCCAGGTCGGGATCCCTCCCGTGAGCCTGTTCGGTTTCGTGCGAATCTCCACCAATCGGCGCGTCTTCGTCTCCCCGCTGTCCATCGACGACGCGCTCGGGCGGGTGAGAGAGTGGCTCGAGCGCCCGCATGTCACGTTCTTGACTCCGGGCCCGCGGCACCTCGAGATCGCCTTCGGCTTCCTGGAGAAGCTCGGCAGCGCCGCCAACTTGACGAGCGACGTGCAGATCGCCGCGCACGCCATCGAGAGCGGAGGCGAGGTCTTCTCGAACGACCGGGAGTTCGCGCGGTTTCCCGGACTCAGGTGGACGAACCCGCTGGAGTGAGCCAGGCCGGCGCGCAAGCGCCCCGGCTCGGGGCCGGGAGGGAAGAGGGACCGGATGGCTGCCGTGCGCGCTCGCTCGCCGCTCGGTCGAGCGCCACATGAAGGGCCGCCTGCGCGGTCGCGGCCTCCATGGCCACGACGAGACGCGCAACTCGCTCGAGCAAGTTGCCGAAGCTCGAGCA contains:
- a CDS encoding type II toxin-antitoxin system VapC family toxin; this translates as MIIVDINLLLYAELDATPAHAAARRWWEDVMNGDRQVGIPPVSLFGFVRISTNRRVFVSPLSIDDALGRVREWLERPHVTFLTPGPRHLEIAFGFLEKLGSAANLTSDVQIAAHAIESGGEVFSNDREFARFPGLRWTNPLE
- a CDS encoding antitoxin, with the translated sequence MRTTLTLDPDVAIMLEEEAHRTRKPFKHVVNEAIRRGLAPAARAPRSKRYRVRPHVTKLRAGIDHAAFNALADELEDEGAVASMSARPRAGRGPK